The proteins below come from a single Azospirillum thiophilum genomic window:
- a CDS encoding DUF1330 domain-containing protein yields the protein MAAYIIADVRVTDPVAYELYKSLTPDAIARNGGRFLSRGGETVVLEGDWQPNRVVILEFPDMATAKAFYESPEYRKARDARRDAADFKMIVVDGL from the coding sequence ATGGCCGCCTACATCATCGCCGACGTGCGGGTGACCGACCCGGTCGCCTACGAGCTCTACAAGTCGTTGACCCCCGACGCCATCGCCAGGAACGGCGGCCGTTTCCTCAGCCGCGGCGGCGAAACGGTGGTGCTGGAGGGCGATTGGCAGCCCAACCGCGTCGTCATCCTGGAATTCCCCGACATGGCGACGGCCAAGGCCTTCTATGAGAGCCCGGAATACCGCAAGGCGCGGGATGCCCGACGCGATGCCGCCGATTTCAAGATGATCGTGGTCGACGGCCTGTAA